From a single Sparus aurata chromosome 13, fSpaAur1.1, whole genome shotgun sequence genomic region:
- the rbm14a gene encoding RNA-binding protein 14a isoform X1: protein MSGENVKLFVGNLPLDATHDELTKLFAPYGEINTCSLLRQYAFVTLKGEGAADRAIRHLDGKEYRGRPLVVEESRARPPNSTKVFVGNLSATCSADDLHGLFSTFGRVLDCDKVKARLCSNVGYAFVHMERKEEAMAAIDALNGTMYKGRQLAVELSKAQPLINQIATAGNSGGLAAGGLLPRPPPSLEHHQSQAAVLAAAAAAAAGLPIQVQQSVHNSFYNTTSFDPTYAALKGITSAKGADGVIYGALASQVYGSVADQVYQDIANHSSAVAAPVEEVEPQTAPDPTTLFEAARAKFFQEGQKVLAEQQAGRKAAASENERDRSPIRGNRAPLLPDPVPGSFAQIRPKRRALLPTPPGGPEEPPAATNAPEGSDPVARSYSEYYQQMHQYQQYQQYQQQYQYLQYAYTNPPPPPPPPPPPPATTQASTTAPAPPGTYSAPPSYAAPGAYPPPGTYDTSGSYDSSAGSYSASSGNYDASSGSYGASGGYGAPGAYDSSGAYTAAGSYSSSTPYEQTAAHGQPMPQRNDYPYHTPEPPYR from the exons ATGAGCGGTGAGAACGTGAAGTTGTTTGTGGGGAACCTTCCTTTAGATGCAACTCACGACGAGCTAACCAAGCTCTTTGCTCCATATGGAGAGATCAACACCTGCTCTTTGCTCAGACAGTATGCCTTCGTTACCCTGAAGGGAGAGGGGGCAGCAGACAG GGCCATCCGGCATCTAGATGGCAAAGAGTACAGAGGCAGGCCCCTGGTGGTCGAGGAGTCTCGTGCACGTCCACCCAACTCCACTAAAGTGTTTGTGGGAAACCTCAGCGCCACATGTTCGGCAGATGACTTGCACGGGCTGTTCTCAACCTTTGGAAGAGTTTTAGACTGTGATAAAGTCAAAG CAAGATTATGCTCAAATGTTGGCTATGCATTTGTGCATatggagagaaaggaggaggccATGGCAGCCATTGATGCACTCAACGGGACCATGTACAAGGGCCGCCAGCTGGCCGTCGAGCTGTCCAAAGCCCAGCCTTTGATCAACCAGATTGCAACGGCTGGGAATTCAGGAGGTCtagcagcag GTGGTCTTCTTCCAAGACCACCCCCATCACTAGAGCATCACCAGAGTCAAGCAGCAGTGTTAGCAgccgctgcagcagctgcagctggactACCCATCCAG GTTCAACAAAGTGTCCATAACTCATTCTACAACACCACATCCTTTGACCCCACGTACGCTGCTCTAAAAGGCATCACAAGCGCTAAAGGTGCAGATGGCGTGATATACGGTGCTCTTGCCAGCCAGGTGTATGGATCTGTCGCTGACCAGGTGTACCAAGATATTGCCAATCACAGTTCTGCAGTAGCAGCCCCCGTTGAAGAAGTAGAACCACAGACTGCACCAGATCCAACAACGCTTTTCGAGGCAGCAAGAGCCAAGTTCTTCCAGGAGGGACAGAAG GTTCTGGCAGAGCAGCAAGCAGGGAGaaaagcagcagcttcagagaaCGAGCGGGACCGCAGCCCAATCAGAGGGAATCGAGCACCCCTCCTGCCCGACCCTGTTCCAGGTTCCTTCGCTCAGATTCGACCCAAACGCCGCGCCCTGCTGCCGACACCACCTGGAGGACCTGAAGAGCCGCCCGCTGCCACCAACGCTCCTGAAGGGTCAGATCCTGTTGCTAG GTCTTACTCAGAGTACTACCAGCAAATGCATCAGTATCAACAGTATCAACAGTACCAGCAACAGTACCAGTACCTCCAGTATGCCTACACCaatccccctccccctccaccacctcctccacctccaccggCCACGACACAGGCCTCCACCACAGCACCTGCGCCGCCGGGGACATACTCAGCACCTCCATCCTATGCTGCACCAGGAGCCTACCCACCGCCGGGGACATATGACACTTCAGGAAGTTACGACTCCTCAGCTGGGAGCTACAGCGCTTCATCTGGGAACTACGATGCTTCGTCAGGAAGCTATGGCGCATCCGGAGGCTACGGCGCACCGGGAGCATATGATTCATCGGGAGCttacacagcagcaggaagctACTCCTCATCCACACCGTATGAGCAGACAGCCGCACACGGGCAACCCATGCCCCAGCGCAATGATTACCCTTACCACACGCCAGAACCCCCTTACCGATAG
- the rbm14a gene encoding RNA-binding protein 14a isoform X2 has translation MSGENVKLFVGNLPLDATHDELTKLFAPYGEINTCSLLRQYAFVTLKGEGAADRAIRHLDGKEYRGRPLVVEESRARPPNSTKVFVGNLSATCSADDLHGLFSTFGRVLDCDKVKARLCSNVGYAFVHMERKEEAMAAIDALNGTMYKGRQLAVELSKAQPLINQIATAGNSGGLAAGGLLPRPPPSLEHHQSQAAVLAAAAAAAAGLPIQVQQSVHNSFYNTTSFDPTYAALKGITSAKGADGVIYGALASQVYGSVADQVYQDIANHSSAVAAPVEEVEPQTAPDPTTLFEAARAKFFQEGQKVLAEQQAGRKAAASENERDRSPIRGNRAPLLPDPVPGSFAQIRPKRRALLPTPPGGPEEPPAATNAPEGSYSEYYQQMHQYQQYQQYQQQYQYLQYAYTNPPPPPPPPPPPPATTQASTTAPAPPGTYSAPPSYAAPGAYPPPGTYDTSGSYDSSAGSYSASSGNYDASSGSYGASGGYGAPGAYDSSGAYTAAGSYSSSTPYEQTAAHGQPMPQRNDYPYHTPEPPYR, from the exons ATGAGCGGTGAGAACGTGAAGTTGTTTGTGGGGAACCTTCCTTTAGATGCAACTCACGACGAGCTAACCAAGCTCTTTGCTCCATATGGAGAGATCAACACCTGCTCTTTGCTCAGACAGTATGCCTTCGTTACCCTGAAGGGAGAGGGGGCAGCAGACAG GGCCATCCGGCATCTAGATGGCAAAGAGTACAGAGGCAGGCCCCTGGTGGTCGAGGAGTCTCGTGCACGTCCACCCAACTCCACTAAAGTGTTTGTGGGAAACCTCAGCGCCACATGTTCGGCAGATGACTTGCACGGGCTGTTCTCAACCTTTGGAAGAGTTTTAGACTGTGATAAAGTCAAAG CAAGATTATGCTCAAATGTTGGCTATGCATTTGTGCATatggagagaaaggaggaggccATGGCAGCCATTGATGCACTCAACGGGACCATGTACAAGGGCCGCCAGCTGGCCGTCGAGCTGTCCAAAGCCCAGCCTTTGATCAACCAGATTGCAACGGCTGGGAATTCAGGAGGTCtagcagcag GTGGTCTTCTTCCAAGACCACCCCCATCACTAGAGCATCACCAGAGTCAAGCAGCAGTGTTAGCAgccgctgcagcagctgcagctggactACCCATCCAG GTTCAACAAAGTGTCCATAACTCATTCTACAACACCACATCCTTTGACCCCACGTACGCTGCTCTAAAAGGCATCACAAGCGCTAAAGGTGCAGATGGCGTGATATACGGTGCTCTTGCCAGCCAGGTGTATGGATCTGTCGCTGACCAGGTGTACCAAGATATTGCCAATCACAGTTCTGCAGTAGCAGCCCCCGTTGAAGAAGTAGAACCACAGACTGCACCAGATCCAACAACGCTTTTCGAGGCAGCAAGAGCCAAGTTCTTCCAGGAGGGACAGAAG GTTCTGGCAGAGCAGCAAGCAGGGAGaaaagcagcagcttcagagaaCGAGCGGGACCGCAGCCCAATCAGAGGGAATCGAGCACCCCTCCTGCCCGACCCTGTTCCAGGTTCCTTCGCTCAGATTCGACCCAAACGCCGCGCCCTGCTGCCGACACCACCTGGAGGACCTGAAGAGCCGCCCGCTGCCACCAACGCTCCTGAAGG GTCTTACTCAGAGTACTACCAGCAAATGCATCAGTATCAACAGTATCAACAGTACCAGCAACAGTACCAGTACCTCCAGTATGCCTACACCaatccccctccccctccaccacctcctccacctccaccggCCACGACACAGGCCTCCACCACAGCACCTGCGCCGCCGGGGACATACTCAGCACCTCCATCCTATGCTGCACCAGGAGCCTACCCACCGCCGGGGACATATGACACTTCAGGAAGTTACGACTCCTCAGCTGGGAGCTACAGCGCTTCATCTGGGAACTACGATGCTTCGTCAGGAAGCTATGGCGCATCCGGAGGCTACGGCGCACCGGGAGCATATGATTCATCGGGAGCttacacagcagcaggaagctACTCCTCATCCACACCGTATGAGCAGACAGCCGCACACGGGCAACCCATGCCCCAGCGCAATGATTACCCTTACCACACGCCAGAACCCCCTTACCGATAG
- the LOC115594145 gene encoding ras and Rab interactor 1-like gives MAQQEEPLYDFPEPSQSSQRKLMGHHRGRGSLRSISVLDRLLLTVPVWLQLSINPATALHILQREPPGNFLVRKSRTSQRNVLCVRLADDSVPSFVQQFGIREEQTSKTLSLETSAISFPDLPRLISFYCVSRDVLPFPLELPEAIAKASSHKELESISHMGIEFWSSHLNVRGPREAPKPQKEDKEEKAAPPAAAAPQTSSAAQPDSAPKPDSDSLLHSAPESDSASQRSGPGATLFHEFCPITTRSPRELDCGSGMGALCFINPLFLQSQTALSRRRMFKRSLKVRISTESSTLLSPPLAPPPPPPLMPKAKGKCKAVKQIQQQDSQLDPTVQDAPSDMQDQVEPGQTDQATAPLPTLTENLQEDSDYMQPSPMVNLSKPPLLSPYLSPSASPMAPPLFPKVSRSFSPHRSPGGSPSLSPYQSPSPSPKAPFSLSPFTSPSFSPLAEQAYHTPAAPSRPDQQRPEEEGAGVDENKDDDDDDETDEEPRKKQGEEEEGLVLGMNAASLSDTDSCSSFCSLEGAAETPPHSPVEQVSGTSR, from the exons ATGGCGCAGCAGGAGGAACCGCTGTACGACTTCCCCGAGCCCAGCCAGTCCTCGCAGCGCAAGCTCATGGGGCACCACAGGGGCCGGGGGTCTCTGAGGAGCATCAGCGTACTGGACCGTCTCCTGCTCACTGTTCCTGTCTGGCTTCAGCTGTCCATCAATCCTGCCACAGCGCTGCACATTCTGCAGAGGGAGCCGCCCGGG AACTTCCTGGTGCGCAAGTCTCGCACATCCCAGAGGAACGTGCTGTGCGTCCGGCTGGCGGACGACAGCGTGCCGTCGTTCGTCCAGCAGTTTGGGATCAGGGAGGAGCAGACCAGCAAGA CTCTGTCTCTGGAGACTTCAGCCATCAGCTTCCCAGATCTCCCAAGACTTATTTCCTTCTACTGTGTCAGCAG AGATGTGTTGCCGTTCCCTCTGGAGCTTCCTGAAGCCATCGCGAAGGCGTCGTCCCACAAAGAGCTGGAGTCCATCTCACACATGGGAATAG AATTCTGGAGTTCCCATCTAAACGTCCGTGGGCCACGGGAGGCGCCGAAGCCTCAGaaggaggacaaggaggagaAGGCAGCTccgcctgctgctgcagccccaCAGACGAGCTCTGCAGCGCAGCCTGATTCAGCTCCGAAGCCCGACTCAGACAGCCTGCTCCACTCAGCACCTGAGTCAGACAGCGCCAGCCAAAGATCCGGTCCCGGTGCCACCCTGTTCCACGAGTTCTGCCCGATCACGACGCGCAGCCCCAGAGAGCTGGACTGTGGTTCCGGCATGGGCGCTCTCTGCTTCATCAACCCGCTTTTCCTGCAGTCCCAGACCGCCCTGTCCAGGAGGCGCATGTTCAAACGCAGCCTCAAAGTTCGGATTTCCACAGAGTCGTCCACCCTGCTGTCGCCCCCgcttgctcctcctcctccaccacctctgaTGCCCAAAGCCAAAGGAAAATGTAAAGCAGTGAAACAGATACAACAACAAGACAGCCAGCTCGATCCCACAGTTCAGGACGCCCCGAGTGACATGCAGGATCAGGTGGAACCAGGCCAAACGGACCAGGCTACAGCTCCGCTACCAACACTAACAGAGAATCTTCAAGAGGACTCGGACTACATGCAGCCGTCTCCGATGGTCAACCTCTCCAAACCTCCCTTACTCTCTCCTTACCTCTCTCCATCTGCATCTCCCATGGCGCCTCCCCTTTTCCCCAAAGTATCTCGGTCCTTCTCTCCACACCGCTCCCCCGGCGGCTCACCCTCTCTTTCACCTTATCAGTCCCCGTCTCCTTCTCCTAAggcccccttctctctctctcccttcaccTCTCCATCCTTCTCCCCGCTGGCAGAGCAGGCCTATCACACCCCGGCTGCTCCTTCAAGACCAGATCAGCAGAgaccagaggaggagggagcaggtGTGGATGAAAacaaggatgatgatgatgatgatgagactGATGAGGAACCGCGCAAaaagcagggagaggaggaggagggtttgGTTTTAGGGATGAATGCTGCTTCTCTAAGTgacacagacagctgcagctccttctgcaGCCTGGAGGGGGCAGCAGAGACTCCACCTCACTCACCTGTCGAACAGGTGAGCGGGACGAGCCGGTAG
- the dpp3 gene encoding dipeptidyl peptidase 3 encodes MNRVYRSQIMWKCLRLWKRDPTRMGFEPTRAEHNGLAVHRLNHSATSSCEMHVSKYSSLSSVLNLRLKMVDSQYYLPNDIGVSALDCGEAFRLLSPQEKMYAHYLSRAAWYGGLAVLLQTSPESANIFVLLQKIFRKQTPAQLEQVATAAGLSAEEYQAFLVYAAGLYANMGNYKSFGDTKFIPNLPKEKLEALMKASQAFQEQPAEMEALWDSCSCPLFSLEDKQKQLGLGDKGITTYFSGNCCLEDAELAQKFLDSKKLSAYNTRLFKRDNGGKACYEVRLASAVQKDCAVDGECESCCGSFSFEDKEFTVKRGDYASLMEKVSCSLKQAEAYAANENQRKMLEEYRRSFTFGSVDAHKEGSRYWIKDKGPIVESYIGFIESYRDPFGSRGEFEGFVAVVNKAMSERFAKLVGSAEVLLPELPWPREFEKDTFLKPDFTSLDVLTFAGSGIPAGINIPNYDDIRQSEGFKNVSLGNVLAVAYATQKEKLTFLEEEDKDLFIKWKGPSFEVQVGLHELLGHGSGKLFVQDDKGKFNFDKSKVTNPETGEPVSSWYRGSETWDSKFSTIASSYEECRAECVGLYLCLKNQVLSIFGHDGQDAEDVVYVNWLSMVRAGLLGLEFYTPESKSWRQAHMQARFVILRVLLEAGEGLVGLEEVTGQDGKPDARITLDRSKIHTVGKNAIHRFLCKLQVLKSTADVEGGRALYDGYSTVSDSGAHNFLRLRETVLLRKEARKMFVQANTRVSGDSVELVEYEGSAAGLIQSFTERFQDEAEQLEADLLEMNRRDAPCWC; translated from the exons ATGAACAGAGTGTACCGGAGCCAAATAATGTGGAAATGTCTCCGATTGTGGAAAAGGGATCCGACGAGGAtgggattcgaacccacgcGTGCAGAGCACAATGGATTAGCAGTCCATCgccttaaccactcggccaCCTCGTCGTGTGAAATGCATGTCTCAAAATATAG TTCCTTATCGTCAGTGTTAAACCTCAGACTAAAGATGGTGGACTCCCAGTACTACCTCCCAAATGACATTGGTGTCTCTGCGCTTGACTGCGGCGAGGCCTTCCGTTTGCTGTCACCTCAGGAGAAGATGTACGCCCACTACCTGTCACGCGCCGCTTG GTATGGTGGTCTGGCAGTGCTGCTGCAGACTTCCCCGGAGTCGGCAAACAtctttgtgttgctgcagaagATTTTCAGGAAGCAGACGCCTGCACAGCTGGAACAGGTCGCTACAGCCGCTGGACTCAGCGCTGAGGAGTACCAG GCCTTCTTGGTGTATGCAGCTGGTCTGTATGCCAACATGGGAAACTACAAGTCCTTTGGAGACACCAAGTTCATCCCAAATCTACCAAAG GAGAAGCTGGAAGCTCTGATGAAGGCCAGCCAGGCCTTCCAGGAGCAGCCTGCAGAGATGGAGGCTCTGTGGGACAGCTGCTCATGTCCTCTCTTCTCCctggaagacaaacagaaacagctggGACTGGGTGACAAG GGAATTACCACCTACTTCTCAGGAAACTGCTGCCTGGAGGATGCTGAGCTGGCTCAGAAGTTCCTTGACTCAAAG AAACTGTCTGCTTACAACACCCGCCTGTTCAAGAGGGACAACGGAGGTAAAGCCTGCTACGAGGTGCGCTTGGCTTCAGCTGTGCAGAAAG ACTGCGCAGTGGACGGGGAATGCGAGTCCTGCTGCGGCAGCTTCagttttgaagacaaagagttCACTGTGAAGAGGGGAGACTACGCTTCTCTCATGGAGAAAGTCAGCTGCTCTCTCAAACAAGCAGAG GCGTACGCTGCCAATGAGAACCAGAGGAAGATGCTGGAGGAGTACAGGCGCAGCTTCACGTTCGGCTCAGTCGACGCTCATAAAGAAGGCTCGCGCTACTGGATCAAAGACAAAGGACCAATTGTTGAGAG TTATATAGGTTTCATAGAGAGCTACAGGGACCCATTTGGCTCCAGAGGAGAGTTTGAAG GTTTCGTCGCGGTTGTGAACAAGGCCATGAGTGAGCGTTTTGCCAAACTGGTGGGCTCAGCGGAGGTCTTGCTCCCCGAGCTGCCGTGGCCCCGGGAGTTTGAGAAGGACACGTTCCTTAAACCGGACTTCACCTCGCTGGATGTTCTCACCTTCGCTGGGAGCGGAATACCAGCCGGCATCAACATCCCCAACT aCGACGACATCAGACAGTCGGAGGGCTTTAAAAACGTGTCGCTAGGCAACGTGCTAGCTGTAGCCTACGCTACGCAGAAAGAAAAGCTCACcttcctggaggaggaggacaag GATTTGTTTATCAAGTGGAAGGGGCCGTCCTTCGAGGTGCAGGTTGGACTCCACGAGCTGCTGGGACATGGAAGTGGGAAACTGTTTGTTCAG GACGACAAAGGCAAGTTCAACTTTGACAAGAGCAAGGTGACCAATCCAGAGACCGGAGAGCCA GTGTCCAGTTGGTATCGGGGCAGCGAGACGTGGGACAGCAAATTCTCCACGATCGCCTCCTCTTATGAAGAATGCCGTGCCGAGTGTGTCGGACTCTACCTGTGTCTCAAAAACCAAGTGCTCAG TATTTTTGGCCATGATGGCCAGGATGCTGAGGATGTGGTGTACGTCAACTGGCTCAGCATGGTCAGAGCCGGACTGTTGGGCCTGGAGTTCTACACACCTGAGAGCAAGAGCTGGAGACAG gcgCACATGCAGGCTCGTTTCGTGATCCTGCGTGTTCTGCTGGAGGCCGGGGAGGGCCTGGTGGGCCTGGAGGAGGTGACGGGACAGGACGGCAAGCCTGATGCTCGAATCACACTGGACAGGAGCAAGATCCACACTGTGGGCAAGAACGCCATCCACAGGTTCCTGTGTAAACTGCAG GTCCTCAAGTCAACCGCAGATGTCGAAGGCGGCCGGGCTCTCTATGACGGCTACTCCACCGTCAGTGACAGCGGTGCTCATAACTTCCTGCGTCTACGCGAGACGGTACTGCTGAGGAAGGAAGCTCGTAAGATGTTTGTCCAGGCCAACACCAGAGTCAGCG GAGACAGCGTCGAGCTGGTGGAATACGAAGGCAGCGCAGCAGGTTTGATCCAATCCTTCACTGAGCGCTTCCAAGAcgaggcagagcagctggaggccGACCTGCTGGAGATGAACAGAAGAGACGCCCCCTGCTGGTGCTGA
- the LOC115594144 gene encoding endosialin, protein MSWWRMKKTVSSSSSCSSMSLLCVLWLLMVCLAPESGGQRLKEAEGEQPAARAQLAERDALCHQDGCYSVFLQKRSFREAGRSCRERGGTLATMHTYEAAGVVHELLSAIEAQGARSRLRLWIGLHRPPRQCSSTRPLRGFVWVTGDQDGQFTNWLREDAPGTCAAPRCVAMTVHTSESGRESSDNFKWLDGSCALPLDGFVCQYNYKGMCPPLEAEGSGPAVYTTPFHLVSTLLTHVPYGSVASVPCPADSSDPDGPAEQTVLCMERDDETVGWSRDAPLCSSSDAPKNQDWCSGDHGCEQFCQNTDTDYYCYCSEGFTIDEDGYSCRPDPLIETDSPELSSDSAGPTDQPHMKEVCVEMGCEYDCVETSRGIRCTCPPGYQMGPDGRRCSDVDECQQQPCPQQCVNIPGTFHCTCFPGYQQDDEGECADVDECLDEGTCEGTCENTVGSYACLCNPGYQPGTEGECLDVDECVGESPCQQQCLNYMGGYQCYCDNGYDLQSDGLSCQPSPDDEEYSTLTPDPSDSAHIPDLNPHHDIPWSSSFTPDPNFEAETNFDVDWLTEAPDLLSPDMAHGSDNHLNQWDALSPRRYQTAPPPTQRDSTGNEIDNEAEAKTGGRGASDGVGAESGKGSATGTREGFETDSPEDVSGTAEGSADGKRKHDKSWLLVALLVPLCVFLVVMLALGIVYCTSCAVDKSLSFSDCYRWILPTTPPERRDGKTQA, encoded by the exons ATGTCTTGGTGGAGGATGAAAAAGaccgtcagcagcagcagcagctgcagcagcatgagtctcctgtgtgtcctgtGGCTGCTGATGGTCTGTCTGGCTCCTGAAAGCGGCGGCCAGAGGCTGAAGGAGGCGGAGGGGGAGCAGCCAGCAGCCAGAGCTCAGCTGGCCGAGAGGGACGCTCTCTGCCACCAGGATGGATGCTACAGCGTCTTCCTCCAGAAGAGATCCTTCAGGGAGGCTGGGCGGAGCTGCAGGGAGCGAGGTGGGACCCTGGCAACGATGCATACCTACGAGGCAGCGGGTGTGGTCCACGAGCTCCTGTCGGCTATCGAGGCGCAGGGTGCCAGGTCCAGGCTTCGCCTCTGGATCGGGCTGCACAGACCTCCACGCCAGTGTTCGTCCACCAGACCGCTCAGAGGATTCGTCTGGGTCACAG GAGACCAGGATGGACAGTTCACCAACTGGCTCCGTGAAGACGCCCCCGGCACCTGTGCAGCGCCGCGCTGCGTGGCCATGACCGTCCACACCTCTGAGAGCGGGCGGGAGAGCAGCGACAACTTCAAGTGGCTGGACGGCTCCTGCGCTCTCCCGCTGGACGGGTTCGTCTGCCAGTACAACTACAAAGGCATGTGTCCGCCGCTGGAGGCCGAGGGAAGCGGCCCGGCTGTCTACACCACCCCGTTTCACCTTGTCAGCACCCTGCTGACTCACGTGCCCTACGGGTCTGTAGCTTCTGTACCCTGCCCGGCAGACAGCTCGGATCCAGATGGTCCAGCTGAGCAGACGGTGCTGTGCATGGAGAGAGATGACGAGACGGTGGGCTGGTCCAGGGACGCCCCGCTCTGCTCGTCCAGTGATGCTCCAAAGAACCAGGACTGGTGTAGCGGGGACCACGGATGTGAGCAGTTCTGtcagaacacagacacagactacTACTGTTACTGCTCTGAGGGCTTCACGATAGATGAGGACGGCTACAGCTGCAGACCGGATCCCCTGATCGAAACTGACTCCCCTGAACTATCCTCTGACTCCGCCGGTCCCACCGACCAGCCCCACATGAAGGAGGTCTGTGTGGAGATGGGGTGTGAGTACGACTGTGTGGAGACATCACGGGGGATCCGCTGCACATGCCCCCCGGGGTACCAAATGGGTCCAGATGGCCGCAGATGTTCTGACGTAGACGAGTGTCAACAGCAACCTTGTCCGCAACAGTGCGTCAACATCCCAGGCACCTTCCACTGCACCTGCTTCCCCGGGTACCAGCAGGATGACGAGGGTGAGTGTGCGGACGTGGACGAGTGCCTCGATGAAGGCACTTGTGAAGGCACTTGTGAGAACACAGTGGGGTCCTACGCGTGTCTGTGTAACCCCGGGTACCAGCCGGGCACTGAGGGGGAGTGTCTGGATGTGGACGAGTGTGTGGGGGAGTCGCCCTGCCAGCAGCAGTGTCTCAACTACATGGGAGGATACCAGTGTTACTGCGACAACGGCTACGACCTGCAGTCAGACGGACTCTCCTGCCAGCCGTCACCTGACGACGAAGAATACTCcactctgacccctgaccccagCGACTCCGCCCACATACCAGACTTGAACCCGCACCATGATATCCCCTGGTCCTCCTCTTTCACCCCGGACCCAAACTTTGAAGCTGAGACTAACTTTGACGTGGACTGGCTGACAGAAGCCCCTGACTTGCTCTCACCTGACATGGCTCACGGGTCAGATAACCACCTGAACCAGTGGGATGCCCTCTCACCAAGGCGATACCAGACAGCCCCACCCCCGACGCAAAGAGACAGCACAGGTAATGAAATTGATAACGAAGCAGAAGCTAAGACAGGAGGTAGAGGAGCCAGTGATGGGGTGGGAGCTGAGAGTGGAAAGGGGTCAGCCACTGGGACTAGGGAGGGCTTTGAGACGGACAGTCCAGAGGATGTCAGCGGCACAGCAGAGGGATCTGCTGACGGTAAACGTAAGCATGATAAGAGCTGGCTGCTGGTGGCCCTGCtggtgcctctgtgtgtgttcctcgtAGTGATGCTGGCTCTGGGGATCGTCTACTGCACCAGCTGTGCTGTGGACAAGAGCCTCAGCTTCTCAGACTGCTATCGCTGGATACTCCCCACGACGCCTCCTGAGAGGAGGGACGGCAAAACCCAAGCATGA